From Strix uralensis isolate ZFMK-TIS-50842 chromosome 1, bStrUra1, whole genome shotgun sequence, a single genomic window includes:
- the LOC141953230 gene encoding prostatic acid phosphatase-like, whose protein sequence is MAVIQLPNPSRILCFSFHIILILLQQTTAERELKFVVVVFRHGDRTPIVNFPTDLHKESEWPQGFGQLTKTGMKQLFELGQYMRKRYSNFLNSTYNRQEFYIQSTDYDRTIMSAQSYLSGLFPPTSSQIWNPELLWQPIPVHIFQKSTERRLNFPLRDCPHFDELQNETQTSSEFQNRIQPYMDFLQTMAVNTGLELNNLKILDNFQLWNTYDTLHCEDIHNYTLPVWATKDVIDKMEKLAELSLLSLFGLYKTEEKSRLQGGVLVNIILNSIKQAANSSKQRKMEVYSAHDTTIGALQIALNIFNGKLPPYAACQFFELYQESSGRYSIEMHYRNDSSKDPYLLTLPGCTSACPLEKFAELVSPTITENWSKECGRKDKTKDIFIGFDIAVGLLFIFDLVLLYLLYHYGRCRRRNNYQDI, encoded by the exons GTTTTCCGACATGGTGACCGAACACCAATTGTAAACTTTCCAACTGATCTACACAAAGAAAGTGAATGGCCCCAGGGATTTGGACAACTTACCAAG ACTGGAATGAAGCAGCTATTTGAACTTGGACAGTACATGAGGAAAAGATATTCCAACTTTTTGAACAGCACATACAACCGGCAAGAG TTTTACATTCAAAGTACAGATTACGATCGCACCATTATGAGTGCCCAGTCATACCTTTCTGGCCTCTTTCCACCAACTAGCAGTCAAATCTGGAACCCTGAGCTTCTCTGGCAACCCATTCCAgttcatatttttcaaaaatcaacAGAGCGG AGGTTGAATTTTCCTCTGCGTGACTGTCCTCATTTCGATGAACTTCAGAATGAAACACAAACATCTAGTGAATTTCAAAATAGAATACAACCATACATG gattTTTTACAAACAATGGCAGTTAACACAGGACTTGAACtaaataatcttaaaatattgGACAACTTCCAGCTCTGGAATACATATGATACTCTGCACTGTGAG GATATTCACAATTATACTCTTCCTGTATGGGCCACCAAAGATGTAATtgacaaaatggaaaaactggCAGAATTGTCCTTATTATCGCTATTTGGGCtttataaaacagaagagaaatcaCGACTACAAGGag GTGTCCTtgtgaatattattttaaatagtattaagCAAGCTGCAAattcttcaaaacaaagaaaaatggagGTCTACTCTGCC CATGACACCACAATTGGGGCCCTCCAGATTGCTCTCAATATTTTCAATGGAAAACTGCCACCATATGCTGCTTGCCAGTTTTTTGAACTCTACCAAGAAAGCAGTGG GCGATATAGCATTGAAATGCATTATCGGAACGACTCTTCAAAGGATCCTTACCTACTCACTCTGCCAGGATGCACCTCTGCTTGTCCCCTTGAGAAGTTTGCTGAATTAGTTTCTCCTACAATTACAGAAAACTGGTCAAAAGAATGTGGGAGGAAAGACAAAACGAAAG ATATTTTTATCGGATTTGACATTGCTGTGGGCTTGTTATTCATTTTTGACCTTGTACTACTCTACCTCCTTTATCATTATGGACGCTGCAGGCGCAGAAACAATTACCAAGACATTTAA